The following DNA comes from Miscanthus floridulus cultivar M001 chromosome 5, ASM1932011v1, whole genome shotgun sequence.
GCGGCGAGGCGGGTCCGTGGTAGGGGAGCCGCCAGCGCACCGAGGCGGGTCCGCGGCGGCGCGCGGCTAGCACGGTGAGGCGGGTCTGCGGCAACGCTCGGCTGGGCGACGGGGAGCGGCCCGACGCGGCGAGGCGGGCGACGCTCGGCTGGGCGACGTTCCGGGCTTCTCGTTTACGTCGGCTGTTAGAAAAGGGAAGTTTTGGGTCCGTGATCCTTTCGCTGTGCGCTAACCAAACCATCGAATGTCTCTCGTTTTTAGGTCCGGGCTGTCGGAGACCGTCAAGAGGCATCATGTTCCTAGAGACCCAAACCATCGAGGTCTGTATACAAAATACAAAAAGTAAATACACATACAAACTTGTGTCCGCCCCCGTCACGAATGACCATTGTGACACTGGGCACGGTGGATCTAAAAACCTTTGTTAATCATAGTAACGCTTGTTTGCACAATACCTCCACAAAAACAGTACTAATGTACGATTGCCTAATAAGCACACACATCCTCGTATGCCGCAAGCCTGCAACATCGATGGCAAAAATTTGCAGAACTTAGCATTCTACTACTACTTAACTGGGTGGTACAAGAAAAGCAAAAGAGGAAACTACAAGCTGCGTGGAGAGCTGGCTCTGATTAGAGAAGCGTGATGACAGCACAGGTAACGACTGCCACGGACGGAAATCAGGTCGCCATGTCCGATTCAGGTTCGATGGCAGAGCGGAGTCCCTGACGGACCATCATCTGTGCGTAGAACTCGGCGTGCTCCTGTCCAGGCATCATCACAGAAGTAGGAGTAAGAATCTTGCAACTAATCCTTGTTGCCATAGCCTACGTGCTGCCTTCCTGCCAGCTCCAAGCTCCAACTGAAGTTCCAAATGAAAGGAAAACGTGCGCCGGTCAGGGCGGGCGCAAAAAGCGGGTGTGAATGCACGTACCTTGACGGCAACGATGACAGTCGCGACGCCCCTCATCCGAGACTCATGGAACAGCTGCCGTGCGGCTTCGTCGGTTATGGAGGGCACCACCTGCGGCAAGGCCTTCTCCACTGCAGGCGGGCACAGGGACGACGGCAGACGTGAGTCCAGCAAGCTCCAATGCTCAGAAAACTTGGGAGTTGGGAGATCCGGTGAGGATGCAGGACAGAAGAAAGGGCGAAGGAGCAGAGCACTTACCGTGCTTCTCGGTGTAGCGCACGTTGTCCACGAGCAAAACCTTGTAGCTGTCGCCGCTCCCGGAGCGCCTCCCATCCTTGAGCCTTCCGGGGTCCCGTCCTTCCTGCGTGACGGGGAGCGTGTCGAGCTGGGACTGATCGAATGCCGGCGGCCGCTCCagcaccgcgccgccgccgccgccaccgctcgcGTGCGGCGCCGTAGCAACTTTCATCGTCGCCTTCTTCCGATTCCGAAGCCGGGCCGCTCTCTGGTTCACGGAGACGGTGGAGGGAAGCGGAGTAGTGGCCGCGGTGCTCGGGACGACGAGCGCGGCTGCTCGTCCGCTGATGGCCATTGCCATCCACCCGACCGACTCCAAGACTCGAACCCAGGAGAGGAGATGTTCTCGCGTTTGAGAAAGGGAAACTGACAGAGGCAATGCGGGCAGGATAGGCAGAGCTCTTGCTCGACAATAATGCCGAGATTTATTCAGGGTTTCAAGCAAAAGAGAGTGCCAAAAACTGCATGTAGAGCGTTTGAGAAAACTCTAGATCTAGATCCGTGGCTAGCATAGGCCAAGCTGGAGTTACTGCGAAATTTCATTATGCCGTGCTCTCCGTAGTGCAGCCGTGGCGCCGTGCCCTGCGTGTACAAGAGCGCACACAACCGAAACACGATAATGTCTGAACGGCCACCCGTTTGCCACCACCAGTTTTAGGGCCCTTTATAACAAAGGAATTTCGCAGGAATTCTATCAGAATTTTACAGGAATTAGTTTATTTTCGTAGAAAAAACGCAGAATTATTCCCGCAATCAAACATTGGCTAGGTAGGCCCTAATTTTTCTGGCTAGGGATGAACCACAGGCTGACTACTAGACCATTTGGGTCATGGAAAGTTCTAGAAACATGCAACCCAAACACCAATAAGCCACATTCGTTtcactaaaatttggcttatgctgatttgttacgATAGGAAAACactattcgttcgctgaaaagtactaccAAAGTAATTCAAGCCTGCAACCATTCCCTCTATAGCAAGAAACACTTCAGATGCTTCATCAAAGTTCAAACGCATATGCAACATGTCATAAACAGTTAGTGATCAATACTTCTCTGTCTCAAAATAAACGCACATCGATCTTGTTTTCCGAGAAATCGATTGTTTTAAAGTTTATCCAAATTTGTgaaaaatatactaatatttatgatgtataataaatattattagattgagCATGGAGTATAGTTTTATAACAAAATTATTTTAAAATACAAATATTGTTGTTATTTTTTATACTCATAGTCAAATTTTTAAAAAACTAGCTCATCAAAAAGCAAGATGTGCATTTGTTATAAGACGAGGAGTACTCCACAAGTTCCCAGGGTTCCAAATGAGAAGAACATAAACAGAAGCAAAACAGAGAATGGAAGggggcaaaataaaaaaaaatctcataTAAACAGAACTACAGAAGACAAAATTATGATATATCAGGTATATTTTCAGGTCTAAAAAGAATATCAGTGGCTGTGGCCCACAACTTCACCCGGCTGGAGTGCTGGTCTCCTCCGTCCAGTTCCCCCCCGGGCCCCGGCACACTCTCTCCGTCTCTCGGTTCTCCCATCCTATCGCGTGCGTTCTGTGGAGTGTGGACTGTGGTGCGACGActgggcggccgccgccgccctacaCCAGGTGCCCAGGTCTCTATCTTCGGGGGACctttcgccggcgacgagcacccaccaggtatgcccaccccttctgtgcgaaaccgagcacccaaacggCCAAACCCAAGCTATATGTTATGCCTACAAACTTtaacctttttttttgaaaaaaatacacGGTACATCTATGTCCTTTACCGGGTCTGCCCCTGCTACCAACTGCTCGTGGAAATGTTCATGTGAAGCAGAACCACCACAGCTATATACTAGGATTTTTCTTTTGTCCCCCCATCTGAACCAACTTAGCAGGACGGCATGCTGATTTACACGCTGGAAGCTGTTGGAATGAAGAGGGGCTGTTGTTGGCTCTGCCCCATATTGAGACCAAATGCTAGAATTATATGCCTTGAGCCCTTTATCACCTTTTACGGTGGTTCGGTTATGTAATCATGTTATGCTAGTGTGGAGTGGGGTGTGACTAGACTACAATGCTTAGTTACTCGTAGTGTAAAGATGGAATAAGATGATTGGGATATACCTTGATTTCATTTGGAGCTTGGTGTTTACTGGCACTCGTCTGATAAAGATGATTTCACATATTAGTATGGAGTGGTAATTTCGTTTGTAGTTCCATTTTTCATCAAACGTTTGACTTACATCTGGTAGGATGGAGTTTGGACGTGTGCTGCACGTATCTTTATTCAATTGTTTCACATGATATAATGCTTATACTAAGCAGTTTTCTTGTATCAGGATGacaatatttatatttttccaatttATTACAAACCACCAAGTTGGAGTGTCCAGTTGGTGCCTTAGTTATTGATCTTAGCTTTCTATTTTCTGTCCACATGCAGTTGTAATGATTCGTGTAACGTATACGGGAAATCTGTCTCTCTTTTTTCAGGGAGGATGTCACCTTTGTTCAGACACTGCTGTGCCTTTGGAAGGCATCATCCTCATCCCTTAATTTGGAGGAGCATCTTCCAAACATTGGGAAGAGAACAAAAACAAATCAGGAGTTGGAGTGCACAGTGCTCAGCAAATCAGGATCAAACTTCTTTAGAGAAAGGGAATGCTCCAAAGAATTTAGCAATACCTGATAATTCACTTCTCGATGCTCGTATACTCTATTGTACCTCTCCTGCCCTGGGTCATAACAAAGTAAGCAATTCAGGTTCCTGCTTCATAGCAGAATACATTCGATTTCATGAATGTCGTGCTACTCATTTTCATGAGCTGCTTGtggactcaaactttaatatttcATATAATCTATAGAAGTCACGATGTAATAAGTTGTCTCATCTGCGCTGTGCATTATATCATAATATTTTCCACTTCTTTTTGGTATTCAGGAAGCACATCCAGAATCTAACAAAAGAGTTCCTGCAATAGTTGATGCTCTTGAGAAATTGGAGCTTAGTCCCAAGGTATACTAGCAATACTAGTTCGAATGTTCACAACTATTTTTTGGAACTTTACCTTAAAGAAAGCACCTTTATTGTTTCAGTTTACCTTTATTTGAAATCatgctaaaattgaatcatatagaaagaaaaaaagaaataggATGAACAATCAACTTGAGTACATTGTCTTATCTCACTATGTTTCAACAGTTCCCTTTGTCTTTAGTCAAACCTTCTGGGTTTTTGGCATGTTTCTTTCTTATACCATGTACAATTGCATTTCACTAGAAAAGGACGAGTATTAGTAAGTTAAATGTCATCTTATTTGTTTAGTTTTCAGCATCGTGGTTCACAGGTTctggaaattcaaaatttcaacccTGCTTCTCTAGATGATGTTGCACGAGTTCATTCAAGATCTTACATCACTGGACTCGAAAAGGTACTTGTCATCAAGCTGTCCTTATTTATTCTTACTTTTTCTGATAAGAAGTTGTTTTTCTCTACTGGTGAAAACCTATCAGATAGGTTTGAAATAATGCTGCAATTTGCTTAATATGTGTCTAATGTGGCTGCAGGCTATGGGTAGAGCTTCAGATGAAGGTCTGATATTTATTGAAGGGACTGGACCAACATACGCTACAGAGACTGTAATCCTTTATGCATGTGCTCTTTTCATTTTTACATGCTTCTGATGCTAATTGTGCATGCTCTCTCCTATTCCGCTGCTGTACTATCACAGGCTTAACTTGAGTTCTGTTATCAAGTGTTCCTTTTGTGAGGACTCATATGTGGATGGATTCATGGACGTTTGCATTCCTCTAGGGCTTATTTTTCCATGTTTTTGAAAAGTGATAAAATCGTTACTCCTGTTGGTTTGTCAAGATGAAACAGTTACTTGGGCATTTTTTTCGACAGAGCatgtaagattttttttttaatggaATGACAAAAGAAAAGAAACTGTTATGGACCTATATTGGGGACAACAGACAACTTCCATATTGTGGAGTGCTGATGGCATGGCTTGAGTGAACTTTGAGAGAAACAGGGGGGCATAGGCTGGGTTGATCTGTGATTCATTATTCTTACCTACTTGGAATAAGAACACTGACTTTATATAGATGTGCTAGATGTAAAAGCAATAAACGTTTTGAGAAGAACCCTAAGGTAGCAATTAATGTAAGGAAATACCAAAGCAGAAACAAATTGTATTTAATACTAATTTATTCTTGATTCTGTATCCAGTGATTTTGTGATTTGCTGCTGGATCATGGGCCCACATGTCCCTGGAAATACCTCCGTTATTGTTACAAGTACACCCATAAATGAGGATATAAGATATGATAGTAGGTGAAGAAGGTTGGGGTCAGGGGTGTCCTAAGAAAGTGAATAGGAGAAGTGTCAGTATTACTTTGGCCATAACTTGGAAATAGATAGAGTATTACTCAGCATGTTTACAACCTGATAGCATTATATGAGTTATTTCTTATTTCGAGGTTATCATGAGAAGTATGAACTAGTGATTCATTCAGTCAccttatgattttgatgttactgaTAACTGCAGAAATTCTGATCCATAAATTTGACACTGAAGAACAATTTAATCAAGTCTGAACTGGCACAAAGGCATcacccaaattttctaaagaaagCTATTAAAGTATATCAGACATTGTTGATTTCATCACTCAAATTTTCTGCGATATAATTTTAAGTTGCTACTCATTGATTGTTCCATAGTTTACTTCACCTATTGATGTGCATACTACTGGAATCAGCAAAATTTTAGATATCACCATTTTAAGCCGTTCCATTTTTTCTGTATAGACTTTTCAAGAATCACTTCTATCAGCTGGTGCTGGAATCACATTGGTTGATTCAGTGGTAATAATCTTCTCTCTGTTCACTATTATGGTGGTTTCAGCATGTTTTTTATTTTACTTTGCAGTGCTGTTTTCCTGAGaaatattgcatattttcttaGGTCGCAGCGTCAAAGTTAGGTCCTAATCCGCCCCTTGGCTTTGCGTTAGTAAGGCCACCAGGACATCATGCTGTTCCTCAAGGTCCCATGGGTTTTTGTGTCTTTGGGAACATCGCAGTGGCAGCTCGGTACGCTCAGCATCAACATGGACTAAAGCGTGTGATGATAATAGATTTTGACGTTCACCATGGCAATGGGACATCCGATGCATTTTATGATGATCCAGAcatcttcttcctctcaactCACCAGGTTTCATACCCCTGTTTTTCTGTGAGTCTGACATCTGTTTGTGCAACTAGGTGTTGAACTTTACCATGAAACAATCTTTGTTTTCCATGTGTGATGTAGCTTGGAAGCTACCCTGGTACTGGTAAGATCAATGAAGTCGGACAGGGTGATGGTGAAGGCACGACATTCAACCTTCCTCTGCCCGGTGGTGCAGGTGATTACGCAATGAGGTGTGCATTTGATGAGGTCATTGCTCCATCTGCTCATCGATTCAAGCCTGATATAATCCTTGTTTCAGCTGGGTGAGATTCTCCTATCTATCGACCATCCTTAAAACCAAGCTCTTCAGTTCATGAACTAGCTGAGAAATAACTCCCTTGGTTATATGAACCCGCATATCATCAGTGTTCTAGGCTAGCCGAACTGACTCTTCATGTACGTCTCAGATACGACGCACACGTGCTGGACCCTCTGGCTGGCCTGCAGTTCACAACAGGCACGTTCTACATGTTGGCATCCAGCATCAAGCAGCTGGCcaaggaactctgtggtggccgCTGTGTCTTCTTCCTGGAAGGCGGGTACAACCTGCAGTCGCTCTCCAGCTCTGTTGCCGACACGTTCTGTGCATTCCTTGATGAGCCCAGCCTCGCAGCACAGTTCGATGATCCAGCGATACTTTCTGAAGAGCCGACTCGGAAGATCAAAGACGCAATTGAGAAGGCCAAGGGCATCCACTCACTCTAGGCTGGCACTAATTTGGAAAAAGCGCTGTCAGCAGTGTGTACTGCAGAAGTGCAAGATCTTGTTGCATTTTGCAGGTAGTGCATAGTTTGAACTTGGAAGGCCTGGTTCACCAGAAAATGGAATTACCATTCTCTCAGTAGCAGCAGTGTATAGTATAATACTAGTTCTAGCTGTATATATTGACCAAAGGTTGTGTGCTACAATATTTAAGAAAAAATTATGCAAAAGACTCCAATAGCTAATAAGCAGATTAAAAAGCACAACTGGCTCGGATGCAGGCACGGGAAACTCTGGAGCTACAACAGAACTTCACATTTCGCACAAGTGAAGTTCTCAGGCCTGTCTCCGTGAGCACAAGTGAGGTTCTGACGTCTGTCTCTGGGAACACAGGCAGGCCAAGCGTGTTGGATCCGGGACTAAAGTATAAGAgtcacatcggatgttacatGGGATGTCATATCAAATAttcaataataaaataaattacagaagccGTCAGtaatctacgagacgaatttattaatcctaattaatccatcattagcatatgtttactgtagcaccaaatTATCAAATCAgtggctaattaggcttaatagattcgtcttgtaaattagtctcaatttatgtctttagttttataattaatctatatttaatactataaATTAGTGTCCAACGTCCGATATGATAAGGGACTGAAAATTAGGATAGGGAAAGCAAACACCTGGCACCGGCAAGAAACCTCTTAAACCTAGACCAGCTGACAACTGAGGCTGTCCCTGACCCTGAGTAGCAAGTTGGGGGCTGGAGTCCTGTCGCCTGGAAGAGCTGCCCAGTGGCCAATGCAGCCACTGATTAAACTTTAGGGCGCGCTTGGTTGCCCAGCTAGGCTCGCCTTACTTCACCGGCGCGAGCTACGAGAAGCTTGCCAGGCTAGGCGAGCCGATTTGGCTCTCTCGCCTGGCAAGGCAAGCGTAGCCGCACAGTCTCCGAAAAAACCTCGCTCAAGTTCCAAACGCACTGCTTGTCTGCTCTCCCAGTCCCAGCTGGACGAGGTTAAACAGAGCAAAGAACCCAATGGGCCCTAAAGTGAACATCTGGGCCATTTGGATCTGCTGCTGAACAAGGGCCTGTGCGTGGGCCTCTGGCTGCTGCCTAAGCTGCTCCTGGAACTCCTGGAGTGCCGTCTAGCGAGTGTCTCCTCCATCCTCCTGGAGTCAGCTGTCTGTCTTTCCTTGACCTCTATTAGCCATTTAGCCGTGAAAGTATCTGAACAAGCTCTGTAGGCTGTTCCACTGAGGCCTCGGTCACTAGTGGTGGAGCATTGGTAACAGGTATATCGTCGTTGTCGTCTCTGCCTACACTCAAACCTCCCCCCTCGTGATCGTGTCAACTGTGACCTCTCATAGGCGAGGAAGTGTAGTCAGAGCAATCCCAATACAGAAATCAGCATGATTTTTATCCCTATTAATTACCTTGTCACATAGACATTGCGCTAATGTGGCAAATAATTTATTGAGAAGAGAGTAAAAATTGAAAAAATGGTTTGTAAACAAGAAAGTGTGTCTTCATGTGAATCAATGTGGAAGAAATTAAAGGTGTTGGGCTACTGGTTCATTCGAGTAGTTGGACAAGGAGAGCAGATGGGATGTAGGtatgaaaggatctaaacaatgcctaaaGAGAGGGTGAATAAACGCATCTAAAAATTTCTACGTAATCTCAAAGTCAAATGTCAGTAACAGTTGGAAGTCCCGATAATTTGGGCCGGAACTTCCCCGGAAGTTCCAGCGCAAACATCCGGGAGTTCTGGCACCTATGAGAAAtgcactacaagtgctaaaataaactttgagtgcgagatatcttacaaccccactttcaAGTGGTTAGGTAGACATGTAGGATCACTCCCTTGACCCCGAAACGCTCCCActtcgtagatcgagtccaaacactAAGAAGAGATTTGAGGAGGAAGAGaaaccaacaagaacaaatatgatagcacaaatctcaacaacaacaagtacacggaacacaaggatttatcctgaggttcggcaaccccacaaaggagctcctacgtcctcgttgttgaggtgaccacaaaggttggagtctcttccacctccttgcctctctcaaagcaaccacaaagatCACTctagctttccactaagaaatcgagggtaatacaaacttcccaaggctcttccacaagatgaaagctcttgggcgatgcctagctggctaggagcaaagctccaagagtaatagatgcaaatcgAACCgtcttgacgaagaaatcaagtgctcaagcttgccaaagtgattctctcactcaatccactctcctttcactcaaaaccctaggggaatcgaagattggagcaaaggggagaggagaggggcgCCTTGAATGCTTGagagttgttttggacgaacgtTGGTGAACAATAAATGAGTGGGTAATGGTTAGAAGAGAGAAGAgcgctatttatactcataggtAAAATCTACCCATTCAGATCTGCGTCAGAAATTCCGACACAGATCATCGAAACTTCGGCTCTACTGCGAAACACTGTTTACGGCGTACTCAACTAGGCTAGCTCGGTTATCGTCGAAACTCCCAGCGACTACCAGGACTTCCGGCAGCCGGGACTTCCAGCTtccgttgggacttccgacagacAAGCGAGTCAGGCGGCTAAGTCCTAAGGCGCCGAGACTTTCGACAGAAGTCGAGACTTTCAACAGCCGAGAGTTTCGGCTATCGCCGGGACTTTCGACTAATAAAAGTCTGCAAACTATATCTAAGTGTTCGTGAGGTGATTTTgtatctctcttttgattttatttttatgcttgagcactctatctttctcagACCATCTAAATTCTCAGACcatctaaacttgcatccctctttgtATTATTATAGAGCCTAAActcaaaacaaaagataaaaacttTGGAGAGCGCTTTAAGTTCATCcgccttttcaacttcaagaattgagggataccatttcatcttagatgaactctttaaaactttcatgggactaaatctataatatatctcattaagatctcattagtccctaatttgtatgtcatcaatacaccaaaacccacataaggggcaaatgcactttcaatctctccctttttggtaattgatgacaaccaacttaggcttttataagaataaaagaatttaaagcttttgaaccctaaaatttatggagagctcccccttaatatatgcaatGAACTTGAATTCCAATGATGATCATTTATGCATCGTTTGCATatatcaagacaaaagctccccctgaatcttgcaatccgtggggtgcaacaagtgtgtgtgagcAAGTATATATtcgtgaaaaagagatacaatatgacatgttatattcacacaacaagtaaaagagAAAGTGATGGCCAAGATCTGAAAGTAAAaacttgaagcaacacatggccatccaaaataacATCCACCATTCACAAGTAAAGACAAGGAAGATAACTAATAGATAGGTAGATAAGCAATATttgtcctacaatcatccatcacaagcaaatatatagttgtccatcacatagtTGCCACCACACGATatagttcatacaagctaaaagttttaaagtctcacaagccaactaacttattacatagatagatcaaagcctaacactcccccatTGTCAACAaatgccaaaaggggtaggccacgTGATAGAAACGACTACTCATCCTCGtagtcctcgtcatcatcatggtcaccatcatcatccttgatgtaCTCCTCGTCCTCGGCGCCAGCTTGTTGCTTGCCATGGTGATGGGGCTGATC
Coding sequences within:
- the LOC136453496 gene encoding histone deacetylase 10, chloroplastic-like, which produces MSPLFRHCCAFGRHHPHPLIWRSIFQTLGREQKQIRSWSAQCSANQDQTSLEKGNAPKNLAIPDNSLLDARILYCTSPALGHNKEAHPESNKRVPAIVDALEKLELSPKHRGSQVLEIQNFNPASLDDVARVHSRSYITGLEKAMGRASDEGLIFIEGTGPTYATETTFQESLLSAGAGITLVDSVVAASKLGPNPPLGFALVRPPGHHAVPQGPMGFCVFGNIAVAARYAQHQHGLKRVMIIDFDVHHGNGTSDAFYDDPDIFFLSTHQLGSYPGTGKINEVGQGDGEGTTFNLPLPGGAGDYAMRCAFDEVIAPSAHRFKPDIILVSAGYDAHVLDPLAGLQFTTGTFYMLASSIKQLAKELCGGRCVFFLEGGYNLQSLSSSVADTFCAFLDEPSLAAQFDDPAILSEEPTRKIKDAIEKAKGIHSL
- the LOC136453495 gene encoding ATP-dependent Clp protease adapter protein CLPS2, chloroplastic-like; this encodes MAMAISGRAAALVVPSTAATTPLPSTVSVNQRAARLRNRKKATMKVATAPHASGGGGGGAVLERPPAFDQSQLDTLPVTQEGRDPGRLKDGRRSGSGDSYKVLLVDNVRYTEKHVEKALPQVVPSITDEAARQLFHESRMRGVATVIVAVKEHAEFYAQMMVRQGLRSAIEPESDMAT